AGGTTAATTGGGCATTATTTAATCGACTAAGCTTTCATTTATAGACAACGTCATTGTTGAAAAAACATGCCATGTGTTCCAAGGCGTAGGAAGGTAATAAATTCAGACCAAAATCGGGCCGAGCCTAACAGGCCGGGCGGACTACCTGAACTTTGGACAAGTCTAACGGCCGTCTTtgattctatatatttttataaatatttttattattacgaGGAGAAGCCCATGGACAGAATTAATGATTCACTAAAAACCCAAGATCTTTAACTCCAAATAAATCTTGACCGTGCATAAGTACCAATCACACCATTACACGATCAGCCACTTTGGCACTGTTCCGCTTTTGGTTTAAACGCTTTTGATCGTCTCTCATTGGATGTTGTCTTCTTTTATCTGCTCACTTTTCTTTCTGACTCAGTTCCGTCTCCCTTTTTCTCTCTCGCAATATTGTCTAACCAAGTTCCTTTGCTGTGGGAGTTCTCGAAACTCGAACCACATAATAAAAATGGCGATGTGGGTCTTTGGATACGGTTCTCTTATTTGGAAAGCTGGGTTTAACTATGATGATCGTCTTGTTGGTTTCATCAAGGACTATCGCCGTGTATTCTATCAAGGTCCTCTCTTTATGTATAATTTGTTTGCTTTTActatacttttttaatataaatagttataatttttattgaatatttgaaagaaATGATAGTGAGTTTTTTGTCAAAACAGGGAGTACTGATCACAGAGGGACGCCTGAGTATCCTGGGAGAACTGTCACATTGGAGCCTGCTCCTGGGGAAGTCTGTGTAAGTTactttttatttccaaattatTCATCATTGTGCTTGTTTAGTTTATGGTGAATTGTCAActattatatgtataattggtCACTCAATCAtgagaataataaattatggtCTTTACTAATggaaaacattttttaaatttttttaagcttGTTAATAATGCATTTATTCAGAGAAATTCATTTCTATTTGAGGAGAGTGATGTGAGATGTTTGCCTCTAGAATTTCATTTGTCAAATACACTTGTTAATGCACTGCAAAGTTGTTTAGTAATGCAATGTTAACTAAAATGCATCATCAAAGTAGTTGCTTATTTATAGAAACTCATTTCTATTTGATAAGAGTGCTGTATGATATGTGGGATGCTCATCTCTAGaatttcatttatcaaataCACCTTTGAATGCACTGCAAATTTGTGTACTTCTTTCTTCTCTTATTTAAAGGATAAACAACATTTCTATTGTGCATTTCTGTGAGAACTATTAATTGATGTTTTTGGTATGCAAGTTCTTTTGCCTTGATTGTGGATTTCAACATATTTTGTTTAGTGGTCTATGTGAACTTATTGAATGAGCTAGTATTTGAACTA
This genomic stretch from Gossypium raimondii isolate GPD5lz chromosome 6, ASM2569854v1, whole genome shotgun sequence harbors:
- the LOC105773070 gene encoding gamma-glutamylcyclotransferase 2-3 isoform X2 translates to MLSSFICSLFFLTQFRLPFSLSQYCLTKFLCCGSSRNSNHIIKMAMWVFGYGSLIWKAGFNYDDRLVGFIKDYRRVFYQGSTDHRGTPEYPGRTVTLEPAPGEVCWGAAYKISKEEDKEAAITYLEVREKQYDKKAYVDLFTDPLATTPAISGVMVYIASPDKKLNPNYLGPASIEDIANSAPPSKPVLAQKPHNA